In Candidatus Roseilinea sp., one DNA window encodes the following:
- the eno gene encoding enolase, whose protein sequence is MSFIESVFAREILDSRGNPTVEVDVILEDGAYGRASVPSGASTGENEAVELRDGDKQRYGGKGVRKAVNHINTEIAAALEGWPATDQTGIDKLLNQLDGTENKSNLGANAILGVSLAVARAAANSLGMPLYRYLGGVNAHVLPTPMMNILNGGKHADNSTDFQEFMILPVGASSFAEALQWGAECYHALHKVLKSKGYGTNVGDEGGFAPSLKSNVEAVEVILEAIVKAGYAPGDQIALGLDPAASEIYEKGKYRLAKEGKVLSTDEMIAYWEDWLRQYPIVSIEDGLAEHDWDGWAKFTAKVGDRIRLVGDDLLVTNVKFVERAIREKACNALLCKVNQIGTLSETIAAVTMSLRAGWAVAVSHRSGETEDTTISDLVVALNTGLIKTGAPARGERTAKYNQLLRIEEELGEGARYAGRMALR, encoded by the coding sequence ATGAGTTTCATCGAGTCCGTCTTCGCGCGTGAGATCCTCGATTCGCGCGGCAACCCTACCGTCGAGGTGGACGTGATCCTCGAAGACGGCGCCTATGGGCGCGCCAGCGTGCCCAGCGGCGCCAGCACCGGCGAAAACGAAGCCGTGGAGCTGCGCGACGGCGACAAACAGCGCTACGGCGGCAAAGGCGTGCGCAAGGCCGTCAATCACATCAACACCGAGATCGCCGCCGCGCTCGAAGGGTGGCCGGCCACCGACCAGACCGGCATTGACAAGCTGCTCAACCAGCTCGACGGCACCGAGAACAAATCGAACCTTGGCGCGAATGCCATCCTCGGTGTAAGCCTGGCCGTGGCGCGCGCGGCGGCTAACAGCTTGGGCATGCCGCTGTATCGCTACCTCGGCGGCGTGAACGCGCATGTGCTGCCCACGCCGATGATGAACATCCTCAACGGCGGCAAGCATGCCGACAACAGCACCGACTTCCAAGAGTTCATGATCCTGCCGGTCGGCGCGTCGTCGTTCGCCGAAGCGCTGCAGTGGGGCGCGGAGTGCTATCACGCCCTGCACAAGGTGTTGAAGAGCAAGGGATACGGCACCAACGTCGGCGACGAGGGCGGCTTCGCGCCCTCGCTGAAGAGCAACGTCGAGGCCGTCGAGGTCATCCTCGAGGCGATCGTCAAGGCCGGCTACGCGCCCGGCGATCAGATCGCCCTCGGCCTCGATCCCGCTGCCAGTGAGATCTACGAGAAGGGCAAGTATCGCCTGGCCAAAGAAGGCAAGGTGCTCAGCACCGACGAGATGATCGCCTACTGGGAGGACTGGCTGCGCCAATATCCCATCGTCTCGATCGAGGACGGCCTCGCCGAGCACGACTGGGACGGGTGGGCCAAATTCACCGCCAAAGTCGGCGACCGGATTCGGCTCGTCGGCGACGACCTGCTGGTGACCAACGTCAAGTTCGTCGAGCGCGCCATCCGCGAGAAAGCCTGCAACGCGCTGCTGTGCAAGGTGAACCAGATCGGCACGCTGAGCGAGACCATCGCCGCGGTAACCATGAGCCTGCGCGCCGGCTGGGCGGTGGCCGTGTCGCATCGCAGCGGCGAGACCGAGGACACGACGATCAGCGATCTGGTGGTCGCGTTGAACACCGGTCTGATCAAGACCGGCGCGCCGGCGCGGGGTGAACGCACCGCTAAGTACAATCAGCTCTTGCGGATCGAAGAAGAACTGGGCGAGGGCGCGCGCTATGCCGGCCGCATGGCGTTGAGGTGA
- the rtcB gene encoding RNA-splicing ligase RtcB, giving the protein MTKVSATTKGEVRQTPLPYAVWGEEHIDAASRAQMDNAMRLPVSVAGALMPDAHVGYGLPIGGVLATEDAVIPYAVGVDIACRMRLSVFDAPPNLLDQQEGRFEKVLRENTRFGAGAEWKPPREDPILDDPDWEATPLLRHLKETKGIPQLGTSGSGNHFVEFGQLEVVEFDPQLGLQPGKYLALLSHSGSRGVGFQIADHYSKLARQLHPELSKDLAHLAWLDTDSEAGQEYWVAMNLAGRFASANHRIIHKQIAKAAGLEVLATVENHHNFAWEEALPDGRRVYVHRKGATPAGKGVLGVIPGTMGDVGYVVRGKGNPASLNSASHGAGRQMSRNEAFKNITKKMRDEYLRERGVKLLGGGLDEAPQAYKNINEVMAAQSDLVDIIARFKPRLVMMTDDPRDI; this is encoded by the coding sequence ATGACCAAAGTGAGCGCGACAACTAAAGGCGAAGTTCGACAAACGCCGCTGCCCTACGCTGTGTGGGGCGAGGAGCACATTGACGCCGCCTCGCGGGCGCAGATGGACAACGCGATGCGCCTGCCGGTGAGCGTGGCCGGTGCGCTCATGCCCGATGCACACGTCGGCTATGGCTTGCCCATCGGCGGCGTGCTGGCGACGGAAGATGCCGTCATTCCATACGCCGTAGGCGTGGACATCGCCTGCCGCATGCGCCTGAGCGTCTTCGACGCGCCGCCGAATCTGCTCGACCAGCAAGAGGGGCGCTTCGAGAAAGTGCTGCGCGAGAACACGCGCTTCGGCGCCGGCGCGGAGTGGAAGCCGCCGCGCGAAGACCCCATTCTGGACGATCCCGACTGGGAGGCTACGCCGCTGCTGCGGCATTTGAAAGAAACCAAGGGCATCCCGCAACTCGGCACATCCGGCAGCGGCAACCACTTCGTCGAGTTCGGCCAGCTCGAGGTGGTGGAATTCGACCCACAACTGGGCTTGCAGCCCGGCAAATACCTCGCTTTGCTTTCGCACAGCGGCAGCCGCGGCGTTGGCTTCCAGATCGCCGATCACTACAGCAAGCTGGCGCGCCAGTTGCACCCGGAGCTGAGCAAAGACCTGGCGCACCTGGCCTGGCTGGACACAGACAGCGAAGCCGGCCAGGAATACTGGGTGGCGATGAACCTGGCGGGGCGCTTCGCCTCGGCCAACCACCGCATCATCCACAAGCAGATTGCCAAAGCTGCCGGCCTGGAAGTGCTGGCCACGGTGGAGAACCATCACAACTTCGCCTGGGAGGAGGCATTGCCCGATGGCCGGCGCGTCTATGTGCATCGCAAGGGCGCGACGCCGGCCGGCAAAGGCGTATTGGGCGTGATCCCAGGCACGATGGGCGACGTGGGCTATGTGGTGCGCGGCAAGGGCAACCCGGCCTCGCTGAACAGCGCCTCGCACGGCGCCGGTCGGCAGATGAGCCGCAACGAGGCGTTCAAGAACATCACCAAGAAGATGCGCGACGAATATCTGCGCGAGCGCGGCGTCAAGTTGCTGGGGGGCGGTCTGGACGAAGCGCCACAAGCCTACAAGAACATCAACGAGGTGATGGCCGCCCAGAGCGACCTGGTGGACATCATCGCCCGCTTCAAGCCGCGCCTGGTGATGATGACCGACGACCCGCGCGATATTTGA
- the ndh gene encoding NADH dehydrogenase: protein MQGNSHLPRVVIVGAGFGGLKVAQHLRRAPVAVTLVDARNHHIFQPLLYQVATAALNAEEIAQSVRGLFHGYRNFDFRMVRATDVDWDGKCLRVDGGEPIPFDYLVLAAGAVTSDFGVEGVAQYAFGLKSVEEAIALRSHILKQFECANNDPAQIEQGALTVVVVGGGPTGVEMAGAIVEWFKRLMPRDFPRLDVSRAHVVLIEAMDRLLAPFDASLQQNALDTLRRFGVEVRLNETVTRVTADAVHLKSGEVIPARTVVWAAGMKASPLAQALGVALGRGGRIVVNPDMSIPGHPDAFVIGDLALGKNPDGTPHPQLAQAALQGGKHVARQIQRRIRGQPTEPFIYRDPGTMATIGRSAAVAQFPNGWKFTGFFAWLMWLFLHLIYLIGLRNRLSVFLDWVWHYFTYDRSARLLVDLAMRRTCYDSKDDQSERDN from the coding sequence ATGCAAGGCAACTCTCACCTGCCCCGCGTGGTCATCGTCGGGGCGGGCTTTGGCGGTTTGAAGGTCGCGCAGCACCTCCGACGCGCGCCGGTCGCGGTAACGCTGGTGGACGCGCGCAACCATCACATCTTCCAGCCGCTGCTGTACCAGGTGGCGACGGCCGCGCTCAACGCCGAGGAGATCGCCCAGTCGGTGCGCGGGTTGTTTCACGGCTATCGCAACTTCGACTTCCGCATGGTCCGCGCGACCGACGTAGACTGGGACGGCAAGTGCCTGCGGGTTGACGGCGGCGAGCCGATCCCGTTCGACTACCTGGTGCTGGCGGCCGGCGCGGTGACGAGCGACTTCGGCGTGGAGGGCGTGGCGCAATATGCCTTCGGGCTGAAGAGCGTGGAAGAGGCCATCGCCCTGCGCAGCCATATCCTGAAACAATTCGAGTGCGCGAACAACGATCCGGCGCAGATCGAGCAAGGCGCGCTCACGGTCGTGGTGGTGGGCGGCGGGCCGACCGGCGTGGAGATGGCTGGCGCGATCGTTGAGTGGTTCAAGCGGCTGATGCCCCGCGACTTCCCACGCCTCGACGTCAGCCGCGCACATGTCGTCCTAATCGAGGCGATGGATCGCCTGCTGGCGCCGTTCGATGCATCGCTGCAGCAAAACGCGCTGGACACACTGCGCCGGTTCGGCGTGGAGGTGCGGCTGAACGAGACCGTGACCCGCGTGACGGCGGACGCGGTGCATCTCAAAAGCGGCGAGGTGATTCCGGCGCGCACGGTAGTGTGGGCAGCCGGCATGAAGGCCAGCCCCCTGGCGCAGGCGTTGGGCGTCGCGCTGGGCCGCGGCGGCCGGATCGTCGTCAACCCCGACATGAGCATCCCCGGCCACCCCGATGCCTTCGTGATCGGCGACCTGGCGCTGGGCAAGAATCCCGACGGCACGCCGCACCCGCAATTGGCCCAGGCCGCGCTCCAGGGCGGCAAGCACGTCGCCCGGCAAATCCAGCGGCGCATCCGCGGCCAACCCACCGAGCCGTTCATCTATCGCGACCCCGGGACGATGGCGACGATCGGCCGCAGCGCTGCCGTCGCACAGTTTCCCAACGGCTGGAAGTTCACCGGCTTCTTCGCCTGGCTGATGTGGCTGTTCCTGCACTTGATCTATCTGATCGGCCTGCGCAACCGGCTGAGCGTGTTCCTCGACTGGGTGTGGCACTACTTCACCTACGACCGCAGCGCCCGGCTACTCGTGGACTTGGCGATGCGGCGAACGTGCTACGATAGTAAAGATGACCAAAGTGAGCGCGACAACTAA
- a CDS encoding HDIG domain-containing protein, whose amino-acid sequence MSDSRYNRDAAWTIVTEWTTDPALIRHMLSVETAMRAYAPRFGGDPELWGVLGLIHDFDYQRHPNLDGQGHPNVGIAYLRAQGWPEVILHGIAAHAPELTGVYPENDMERALVAVDELTGFIAAVAFVRPTKNIADVQVSSVKKKWKEKAFAAGVHRDEIERAAAALGVPLDEHIGIVLAAMQGNAAALGLNGVK is encoded by the coding sequence ATGAGCGACTCTCGATACAACCGCGACGCCGCCTGGACCATTGTCACGGAGTGGACGACCGACCCTGCCTTGATCCGGCACATGCTGTCTGTCGAGACCGCCATGCGGGCCTACGCGCCGCGCTTTGGCGGCGACCCCGAGCTCTGGGGGGTGCTCGGCTTGATTCACGATTTCGACTACCAGCGGCATCCCAACCTGGACGGCCAGGGACACCCGAATGTCGGCATCGCCTACTTGCGCGCGCAAGGCTGGCCGGAGGTGATCCTGCACGGCATCGCTGCCCACGCGCCTGAGCTGACCGGCGTGTATCCCGAGAACGACATGGAGCGCGCGCTGGTTGCGGTAGACGAGCTGACCGGCTTCATCGCCGCTGTGGCGTTCGTCCGCCCGACGAAGAACATCGCCGACGTGCAAGTGTCGTCGGTGAAGAAGAAGTGGAAAGAGAAGGCCTTCGCCGCCGGTGTGCATCGCGACGAGATCGAACGCGCCGCAGCGGCGCTCGGCGTCCCACTCGATGAGCACATCGGCATCGTCTTGGCGGCCATGCAAGGCAACGCAGCCGCCCTGGGATTGAATGGAGTGAAGTGA
- a CDS encoding membrane protein, with the protein MRFVIKRVILLTAVLIVVAPLLVRGVTMVFARSRIYAEPDAVPHHRVAIVFGAEVRNGRPSAVLYDRVASAVALYRAGAVDKLLMSGDNRSARYNEPGVMRQTAIQLGVPEADIVLDYAGRSTYDTCYRARDIFGLRDAVLVTQAYHLDRAIFACSVLGVAAVGYPADERRYARILWFQIRELGATLKAFWDLFVARPLPVLGEPLPIG; encoded by the coding sequence ATGCGATTTGTGATCAAGCGCGTGATCTTGCTGACGGCGGTTTTGATCGTTGTCGCTCCGCTGCTGGTGCGTGGGGTCACGATGGTGTTCGCGCGGAGCCGGATCTACGCCGAACCCGACGCGGTGCCGCATCACCGCGTCGCCATCGTGTTCGGAGCGGAAGTGCGCAATGGCCGGCCCAGTGCCGTGCTGTATGACCGCGTCGCGTCGGCAGTGGCACTCTACCGGGCCGGCGCGGTAGACAAGCTGCTGATGAGCGGCGACAACCGCTCCGCCCGCTACAACGAGCCGGGCGTGATGCGACAAACGGCAATTCAGCTCGGCGTACCCGAGGCGGACATCGTGCTCGATTACGCCGGCCGCAGCACCTACGACACATGCTACCGCGCCCGTGACATCTTCGGCCTGCGCGACGCCGTGCTGGTGACGCAGGCCTATCACCTGGACCGCGCGATCTTCGCCTGCAGCGTGCTCGGCGTGGCTGCCGTCGGTTATCCTGCCGACGAGCGCCGCTATGCTCGCATACTCTGGTTTCAGATCAGGGAGCTCGGCGCGACGTTGAAGGCGTTCTGGGATCTGTTTGTCGCCCGGCCACTGCCGGTATTGGGCGAACCGCTGCCGATCGGCTAG
- the glmU gene encoding bifunctional protein GlmU — protein sequence MSDESDHPHANTRAVVLAAGMGTRMKSKRPKILHSLAGRPLIDHCITTAIRATGTTPIVVIGHGAEPVRAAVGERAVFALQAEQLGTGHAVMQAEARAAGAAQIVVTYGDMPLLRHETLRQLIDLRERYGAAIAMLTVISDDPRGFGRVIRDSQGERVLAVVEEVSCTPAQLAIRELNVGAYCFDGAWVWDALKRIRPNPQKGEYFLTDLIEIAVADGREVRALTTDDRDECIGINTRVDLADAERALRRRINRQHMLNGVTIADPETTYIEADVEIGADTVILPNTHLIGRTRIGSDCQIGPNSYIVESYIGDRVQIVQSMIEHSRVEDEVHIGPFSHLRPGAHVGAGAHIGNFAEIKNSTLGAGSHMGHFSYLGDATVGEHVNIGAGTITCNFDGMKKNRTVIGDHAFIGSDTMLVAPVTVGEHARTGAGAVVTKDVPDATLAVGVPARVIRKLGDPKA from the coding sequence ATGTCTGACGAATCGGACCATCCGCACGCCAACACCCGCGCTGTTGTGCTCGCTGCCGGCATGGGGACGCGCATGAAATCGAAGCGTCCCAAGATCTTACACAGCCTGGCCGGCCGCCCCTTGATAGATCACTGCATCACGACCGCGATCCGCGCGACCGGGACCACGCCTATCGTCGTCATCGGGCATGGCGCCGAGCCGGTGCGCGCCGCAGTGGGCGAACGCGCCGTCTTCGCGCTGCAGGCCGAACAGTTGGGTACCGGCCATGCCGTAATGCAAGCCGAAGCACGTGCCGCCGGCGCAGCGCAGATCGTCGTCACCTACGGTGATATGCCGCTCCTCCGGCACGAGACGCTGCGCCAGCTCATAGATCTGCGCGAGCGCTATGGCGCCGCGATTGCCATGCTCACCGTGATCTCAGACGATCCGCGCGGGTTTGGCCGCGTCATCCGCGATTCGCAGGGCGAGCGGGTGCTGGCCGTCGTCGAGGAGGTGTCGTGCACGCCAGCGCAACTCGCCATTCGTGAGCTGAACGTGGGCGCATATTGCTTCGATGGCGCATGGGTGTGGGACGCGCTGAAGCGCATTCGCCCCAATCCTCAGAAGGGCGAATACTTCCTCACCGATCTGATCGAGATCGCCGTTGCCGACGGCCGGGAGGTGCGCGCCCTGACGACGGACGACCGCGACGAGTGCATCGGCATCAACACGCGCGTGGATCTGGCCGACGCCGAGCGCGCGTTGCGCCGGCGCATCAACCGCCAACACATGCTCAACGGCGTGACCATCGCCGACCCCGAGACGACCTACATCGAGGCAGATGTGGAGATCGGCGCAGACACCGTCATCCTGCCCAACACGCATCTGATCGGTCGTACGCGCATCGGGAGCGACTGCCAGATCGGGCCGAATTCCTACATCGTCGAGTCATACATCGGCGACCGCGTGCAAATCGTGCAGTCCATGATCGAGCATTCGCGCGTGGAGGACGAGGTGCATATCGGGCCGTTTTCGCACTTGCGCCCTGGTGCGCATGTCGGCGCCGGCGCGCATATCGGCAACTTCGCGGAGATCAAGAACAGCACGCTCGGCGCCGGCAGCCACATGGGGCACTTCAGCTACCTGGGTGATGCCACCGTGGGGGAACACGTCAACATCGGCGCTGGCACGATCACCTGCAACTTCGACGGCATGAAGAAGAACCGGACGGTCATCGGTGATCATGCGTTCATCGGCAGTGACACGATGCTGGTGGCGCCGGTCACCGTGGGCGAACACGCGCGCACCGGCGCCGGCGCAGTCGTCACCAAAGACGTGCCCGACGCGACGCTGGCCGTGGGCGTGCCGGCGCGCGTGATTCGCAAGTTGGGGGATCCGAAGGCGTAG
- a CDS encoding cytidine deaminase, protein MPEEVIRVLIEVANRARKYAHAPYSRYRVGSALLAGSGNVYSGVNVENASYGLGICSERTAYVKAISEGEHEFIAIAVVTDNGGSPCGACRQFMSEFGLDTIVIQADARGNYTLTTVGNLLPDAFTPDKLAKRR, encoded by the coding sequence TTGCCTGAAGAAGTCATCCGCGTGCTCATCGAGGTGGCCAATCGTGCGCGGAAGTATGCCCACGCGCCCTACTCGCGCTATCGCGTCGGCTCAGCGCTGCTGGCCGGCTCGGGCAACGTTTACAGCGGCGTGAACGTGGAGAATGCGTCCTATGGCCTAGGAATTTGCAGCGAGCGCACCGCCTACGTGAAGGCGATCAGCGAGGGTGAGCACGAGTTCATCGCCATCGCCGTCGTCACCGACAACGGCGGCTCGCCGTGCGGCGCGTGCCGGCAGTTCATGAGCGAGTTCGGCCTGGACACCATCGTCATCCAGGCCGACGCCCGCGGCAACTACACGCTGACCACCGTCGGCAACCTGTTGCCGGATGCGTTCACGCCTGATAAGTTGGCCAAGCGGCGGTGA